A window of the Lolium perenne isolate Kyuss_39 chromosome 7, Kyuss_2.0, whole genome shotgun sequence genome harbors these coding sequences:
- the LOC127313394 gene encoding UDP-glycosyltransferase 75C1-like has product MARSSSATPHFLFVTTPMQGHINPARRLAARVLSSMPTARVTFSTAVGGHRLMFPSLSAPDAETVDDAGVLYAPYSDGYDEGFDPVVHGTATYKERSRTVGRETLSAVVTGLAARGRPVTRIVYAFLVPWAASVARAHGVPAALYWIQPAAVFAVYYNYFHGHDKLIASSFSTDATVDLPGLPPLKSSDLPSVVSITSPDHPHYLLLDMMRDLFNTLDEHKPNKVLVNTFDALEPNELRAVPQFELVAVGPVVPDDEASPSSADLFGRDDDATAYMEWLDTKPARSVVYVSFGTVFPMGKRQEEETRRGLEATGRPYLWVGRKGAGGEQHVNNGVVVEWCDQVKVLSHPAVGCFVTHCGWNSTLESVTRGVPMVAVPQWTDQPTVAWLAEARMGVAVRAKVDGEGVAERGELQRCVDTVMGDGEEALGIRAQADLWMVRANEAIAGGGTSERNLRALASEL; this is encoded by the coding sequence ATGGCGAGATCCTCCTCGGCCACGCCGCACTTCCTCTTCGTCACCACTCCCATGCAGGGCCACATCAACCCGGCGCGCCGCCTCGCCGCGCGCGTGCTCTCCTCCATGCCAACCGCGCGCGTCACCTTCTCCACCGCCGTCGGAGGCCACCGCCTCATGTTCCCATCCCTGTCCGCCCCGGACGCGGAGACCGTCGACGACGCCGGCGTGCTCTACGCGCCCTACTCCGACGGCTACGACGAGGGCTTCGATCCCGTGGTTCACGGCACGGCCACCTACAAGGAGAGGTCACGCACGGTCGGGCGCGAGACGCTCTCCGCCGTCGTCACCGGCCTCGCCGCGCGCGGCCGCCCCGTCACgcgcatagtctacgccttcctcgTGCCGTGGGCGGCCAGCGTCGCGCGCGCGCACGGGGTCCCCGCCGCCCTCTACTGGATCCAGCCCGCCGCCGTCTTCGCCGTCTACTACAACTACTTCCACGGCCACGACAAGCTCATCGCCTCGTCCTTCTCGACCGACGCCACCGTTGACCTGCCGGGGCTCCCGCCGCTCAAGTCAAGCGACCTCCCGTCGGTCGTGTCCATCACCTCGCCGGACCACCCGCACTACCTGCTGCTCGACATGatgcgcgacctcttcaacacgcTCGACGAGCACAAGCCCAACAAGGTGCTCGTCAACACGTTCGACGCGCTGGAGCCCAACGAGCTCCGCGCGGTCCCGCAGTTCGAGCTCGTCGCCGTGGGGCCAGTGGTGCCCGACGACGAGGCGTCTCCGTCGAGCGCGGACTTGTTCGGGCGCGACGACGACGCGACGGCGTACATGGAGTGGCTGGACACCAAGCCGGCGCGGTCCGTGGTGTACGTCTCGTTCGGGACCGTCTTCCCGATGGGCAAGCGGCAGGAGGAGGAGACGCGGCGTGGCCTGGAGGCGACCGGCCGGCCGTACCTGTGGGTGGGCCGCAAGGGCGCCGGTGGTGAGCAGCACGTGAATAATGGGGTGGTGGTGGAGTGGTGCGACCAGGTGAAGGTGCTTTCGCACCCGGCGGTGGGCTGCTTCGTCACGCACTGCGGGTGGAACTCCACGCTCGAGAGCGTCACGCGCGGCGTGCCCATGGTGGCCGTGCCGCAGTGGACGGACCAGCCGACGGTGGCGTGGCTGGCGGAGGCGCGCATGGGCGTGGCGGTGCGCGCCAAGGTGGACGGCGAGGGCGTGGCCGAGCGAGGCGAGCTGCAGCGGTGCGTGGACACGGTCATGGGCGACGGAGAGGAAGCGTTGGGGATCCGGGCTCAGGCGGACCTATGGATGGTGCGTGCGAACGAGGCGATCGCCGGCGGCGGGACGTCGGAGAGGAACCTCCGGGCGTTAGCGTCCGAGCTGTAG
- the LOC127313393 gene encoding UDP-galactose/UDP-glucose transporter 3 — protein MGRPFWHRWTNHTTPRHSSDARSAFPPLRPTAITRASSLSPRFHETVRPPRRRTEPERTMVSARKGRGAGGGGGVVRSRPRIDGGGGGSGSLASRVAVLAFCVAGIWSAYITQGVLQETLSTKRFGPEARRFDHLAFLNFAQNVVCFVWSFIMIKLWSGGSSPAGRAPLSKYWGVSITNTIGPTMGIEALKYISYPAQVLAKSSKMIPVMLMGTLLYGVKYTLPEYFCTFLVAGGVSSFALLKTSSKTIKKLANPNAPLGYALCFLNLAFDGYTNSTQDLIKSRFPKTNPWDIMLGMNLWGTIYNTVIMFVAPLLFSSWPYANGFEAVKFCQENPEVAWDILMFCLCGAVGQNFIFLTISRFGSLTNTTITTTRKFMSIVISSVISGNPLSFEQWGSVVMVFSGLSLQIYLKWKRKKGREHKE, from the exons ATGGGGCGTCCCTTCTGGCACCGCTGGACCAACCACACCACGCCACGTCACTCCTCTGACGCGCGCTCTGCCTTTCCACCGTTGCGCCCAACTGCTATAACCCGCGCCTCCTCTCTCTCCCCGCGATTCCACGAGACTGTCCGACCACCTCGCCGGCGAACAGAACCGGAGCGCACCATGGTATCCGCGCGGAAGGGCcgcggcgctggcggcggcggaggcgtagTCCGCAGCCGCCCCCgcatcgacggcggcggcggcggcagcggcagcttgGCCTCGCGCGTGGCCGTGCTCGCCTTCTGCGTCGCCGGGATCTGGTCGGCCTACATCACCCAGGGCGTCCTCCAGGAAACGCT ATCGACGAAGCGGTTCGGGCCGGAGGCGCGGCGGTTCGACCACCTCGCGTTCCTCAACTTCGCGCAGAACGTCGTCTGCTTCGTATGGTCCTTCATAA TGATCAAGCTGTGGTCGGGTGGGAGCAGCCCTGCCGGGCGGGCGCCGCTTTCCAAGTACTGGGGCGTCAGCATCACCAACACCATCGGCCCCACCATGGGGATTGAGGCGCTCAAGTACATCAGCTACCCGGCTCAG GTCTTGGCAAAATCTTCTAAGATGATTCCAG TTATGTTGATGGGGACTCTACTCTATGGTGTTAAGTATACACTTCCAGAGTACTTTTGCACCTTTCTTGTTGCTGGGGGCGTGTCATCCTTTGCATTGTTGAAG ACAAGCTCGAAGACTATTAAGAAGCTTGCTAATCCTAACGCGCCTCTTGGCTACGCACTGTGCTTCCTCAACTTAGCTTTTGATGGTTACACTAATTCGACCCAAGATTTAATAAAGTCCAG gTTCCCCAAAACTAACCCTTGGGATATAATGCTTGGAATGAACCTCTGGGGAACCATATACAATACTGTAATTATGTTTGTGGCGCCATTGCTGTTCAGTAGTTGGCCATACGCAAACGGTTTTGAGGCGGTGAAATTTTGCCAGGAGAACCCAGAGGTGGCCTGGGACATTCTCATGTTCTGCCTGTGCGGTGCTGTGGGCCAGAATTTCATCTTCCTAACCATCAGCCGATTCGGCTCTCTTACTAACACTACCATCACTACCACCAGGAAGTTCATGAGCATCGTCATCTCATCAGTTATCAGTGGTAACCCACTGTCCTTTGAGCAATGGGGAAGTGTTGTTATGGTCTTCTCTGGCCTCTCTCTCCAAATATATCTCAAATGGAAGAGAAAGAAGGGCAGAGAACACAAGGAATGA